The Streptomyces uncialis genomic interval GACGGCGGACGCGGCGGACATCCGGCAGGGGGCCGGACCACCCCGCACGCCAGGGGGACCGGGGGATGGACACGAACACGGACGCGGTCACGGTCACGAACGCGCCTACGGATACGGATACGGGCGCGGGCGCCGACTCGTGCGCCGGCACGGTCACGTACAGGGACGCGGGCGCGCTCACGGACGGGGACATGAGCGCGTACGAGGACGTGGGTGAGTACGGGGCCCCAGGCGGGTACGGGGACGTGAGCGCGTACGGCGTCGGCCGGGCGGCGGGACACTCCCCGCCAGGGGCGACGACGCCCGGTGAACGGGACGCGCCGGGGGCCCGGCCGATGCCCGGGACCGGCACGGGACGGCCGGGGGCCCGGCTGCCCTTCGCCGGTCGCGCCGCACAACTCGGAGCGCTGGAGCGCGCGTTACGCCGCCCGTCGTGCCGGGCCGCCGTCATCACCGGCGCGCCCGGTGTCGGCAAGAGCAGGCTCGCCGAGGAGTTCCTGACCCGGGCCCGCCACCGCGGCGGCCACCGCGTGCTGCGGGTCCAGGCCACCGACGCCGCCCGCGCGATGCCGCTGTCGGCGCTGGCCCCGCTCCTCCCGTACGACAGCGAGGTCGACGGCCCCGCCGGGTTCTTCGCCGAGGTCCGCCGCCGGGCCGCCGCCCACCGCGCCACCGCCGGACCGACCGTCCTCGTCGTCGACGACATCCACCTCCTCGATCCGACCTCCCTCGCCCTGCTGTCGCTGCTGCTCGCCGACGCCACCCTGTTCCTCGCCGCGACCCTGCCCGACGGCGCCCCCTGGCCCGACGCGCTGCGCGCCCTGTGGCGTGACGACGCCCTGCGCCACCTTCCGCTGCCCGCGCTGACCGCGCGGGAGAGCGCCGCGCTGCTGGCGGCGGCCGTCGGCGGCCCGGTCGCCGCGCCCACCGCGCGCGCCCTGTGGGAAGCCAGCCGGGGCAACCCCCTGCTGCTGCGGGAACTGCTGCGCGCCACCCTCGCCGAGAACGGGCTCGGCGAGGTGCGGGGCGTGTGGTGCCTCAACCGCCCGCTGCCCGAAACGCTGCCCGCCACGGTCGCCGACGGGCTGTCCGGCCAGGGGCTCGACGCGCTTGCCCCGGACCGGCGCGCCCTGCTGGAACTCCTCGCCGTGTGCGGCCCGATCGGACTGCGCGACGGCCTCGCCCACAGCGGGCCCGAGGTGCTCGCGGAACTGGAGGACCGCCGTCTGATCGTCTCCCACGTCGACGGCCGCCGCGAGCAACTGACCCTCGCCCACCCGCTGCACGCGAGGGTCCTGCGCGCCGGTGTCAGCAGGCTGAAGGCCCGCGCGCTGCTCCTCGGGCAGGCCGACCGGGTACGCGGCCACGGCGCCCGCCGCGCGGGCGACGCCCTCACCGTCGCCTGCTGGGAACTCGACGCCACCGGCACCGCCGACCCGGAACTGCTGGTGCGGGCCGCGGGCCGGGCGCTGTACGCGGACGATGTCGACACCATGTGCCGACTGGCCCGCGCCGCCCTGGTCCACGGCCCGCACCCCCGCGCCGCGCTGATGCTCGGGGAGGCGCTCGGCCAGCGCGGCGCCTTCACGGAGGGCATCGCCGTACTGGAACGGGCGTTCGCCGCGGCCGGGCCCGAGGACGTGGGGTCCGTCGCGGTGACCCTCGCCGTCCACCACTTCTACGGTCCCGGGCGGCTGGACCGGGCCCTGGCGGTCCTCGCGGAGGCCGTCGGGCGGGCGGGCCCCTCGCCGGTCCTCACGGGGTGGGAGGTCACCCTGCTGACCGCCGCGGGCCGCACGGACCTGGCCGCCCACGCCCTCGCGGGCTGCCCGGAGTCCCCGCCAGGCCCGGAGTCCGCGCTGGACCCGTCGTCCGCGCCGGGCCCGTCGTCCGCCCTGGTACGGTCCCCGTCCCCGTCCGGACCTGACGCCTTGGTACCGGACCCCGGCCCGTCGCTGCCCGGACCACCCGTCCCCGCAGCGAACCCCGCACCCGCATCGGTCCCCGTACTGCCCAGGTCACCCGCAGCGAACCCCGCACCCGCATTCGCCCCCGTACCGGACCCCGCCCCCGTACCGGACCCCGCCGGAGTCCTGCTGCTCCAGGCCCGGCTCCGGGTCGAACTCGCGGAAGGGCGGGCCGAGGACGCGGTGCGCAGCGGGCGGGCCGCGTACACCGCGCACCGGGCGGTGACCGAGCGCACCGAGGTGTTCTACCCGGCCCGCAGCTCCTATCTGATCGCGGCGGCCCTGCTGGAGGCCGGGCGGCTCGACGAGGCGGACCGGACCGCCCGGGACGGGCTGGAGGAACTGCTGGCCGCGCCGGTGCCCGCGCTGGTCACCTGGTTCGGCTGGGTGCGCGGCAGGATCGCGCTGGACCGGGGGCGGCCCGCCGAGGCCGCCGCGCACTTCAGGGAGGCCCGCGCACAGGCCCATCTGTGCGGACACCGCTTCGCGGAACAGCGCGTCCTGGCCGGACTGGTCCTCGCGCGGGCGTACACGGGCCATGCGGGGGCCGCGGCGGCGGAACTGGCGGCCGTCGCCGAGGGCCCGGACGGGCCGTGGCGGCAGGCCGACACCCTGCGCGCGCACGCCTGGGCGCTGCGCTGCCAAGGCCGCGCCGGGGAGGCGGTGGCCGTACTGGGCACGGCCACCGCCGACGCCCTCGCCCACGGGGAACGCGCCGTCGCCCTCACCCTCCAGCACGACCTGGTGCGCTGGGGCGAACGGTCCGCCGCCGACCGGGTCACGGACCTCGCGGCGACCGCGCAGGGCCCGTACGAGGCCGCCCGCGCCGCCCACGCGCGGGCCCTCGCCGCAGCGGACCCCGACGCGCTCACGGCCGTGGCCGACACCTGGACCGCCCTGGGCACCGTGCTGCTCGCCGCCGAGACCCTGGCACAGGCCGCGTCGCTCTGGCGGGAACCGGCACCGGGCGAACGGCACCGGACCCCCGCCCGGGTCGTCGCGGAGCGCCGCGCCACGGCCCGCGCGCTGCTGCTGCGGGAGCGCTGCGAGGGCGCCGCGACCCCGGCCCTGGGCGTGCTGACGGAACGCGGTCCGGGCGCCCCGGCGGCGCTGAGCGCCCGTGAACTGGAGATCGCGCACCTCGCCGCGCGGGGCCGCACCAGCAAGGAGATCGCCGCGCACCGCGGGTTGTCCGTCCGTACGGTCGACAACACGCTGGGCCGCGTCTACCGCAAGCTGGGCGTCAACGACCGCGCCACGCTGGGCCGGTTGCTCGCCCCGCCCTGAGCGGCCGGGGCACTGCCGACCACGTGGTCACGTCGACCACGGCACCCGTCGCGCACCCGGCACGGGAACCCGTCAGCGGCCCGGACCACCGCGCACCGCTTCACCCACCCCCCGTACCGTCACCACCACGATCGGGACGACGACCGGGACGGCCACCACGACCGCGTACCCGCTCCGGCCCGAGCATCTCCCTGACCGCCACCAGCAGCGACCTGCGGAGCACCACCCGCGCGCCGGGCGCCGCCGCGAGCGGTTCGTCGCGCTCGCCGAACCCGTCCGGCAGCGGCGGCAGCCCCAGCGCGGCGAACGCGTCCGCGAGATGGCGCCGGGGTGCGCCCGAGTCCCGCAGCACGGCGGTCAGCGGGCGCGGGTCGGTGACTCCGAGCGTTTCGGTGAAGGCCGCCGAGACCGCCGACGCCGCCGTCAGACCGGGCACGTCCGCGACGCCCCGCCATCTGTGTGCGGCGATCTCCTCCCCGTCCCGCACCAGGGTCAGCGTGTACGAGTCGCCCTCCTGTTGCGCGACCACCACCGGCCACTGCTCCCCGCGGCTGAGGATGCGCGCCAGCCGGACCGCCCCGCCCAGCGCGAAGACGGCCCGCCGCCCGGCCCCGCGCCCGTCGGCGGCGTCCACCGAAGGGGCCGTCTCCAGATAGGTACGGCCGCCCGGCGCGGGCGCCAGCCGCAGGGTGGTGCCGGTGAGCAGCACCGCCTTGACGACCTGTTCCGGCGGCGCCCCGCACAGCGTGACGGCCTTGGCCTGCGGCGGCGCGACGGTCCCGGCCTGCGCCGGTGCGACGGCCGGGGCCCGGACCGCGCCCCGGAAGTACGGCGTCCCGCGCGCCACCCGCATCCGCACCAGCCGCCGCGCCTCGATGAACGTCTCGCGGGGCGCGCCGAGATACGTCCAGGGCAGGGCGCGCGCGTCCGTCCCGATCAGCCGGAACGTCTCCAGCGCCGCGGTGGGCCGCCGCGCGGAGCGGAACAGGGCCAGCGCCAGATGGTTGCGCAGCCCGGCGGCCATCGGGTCACCGGCCGAGAACCGCGCCGACAGCTCCACACCGTCCGCGACGGCCTCCTTGACCAGGGCCCGCGGTACGGGTCCCTCGCCGTCGCGGACGGTGTACTCCAGGGAGTACTCGGTCACCGCCCACAGGGGCAGCCCCCGCAGCGGTGACCCCTCCGGCGCGGACCCTGCCGCCGACCGGGCGAAGGCGAACATCTCCGCGTACGAGCCGAACCACTTGTCCGACAGATACGGCAACGCCCGCTCGTGCAGCGCGAGATCGTGCGGCGCGCGGAGCTGGCCCTGCGCGAGGTACTCCTCGAACACCTCGCGCGGCGCGCCCAGCCCCCGGGCGTGGGTGAGGAGGATGCCCCAGGGAGTGGGGTCGTCGGGGCCGAGTTCGGCGGCGGCCCGCAGCAGGGGCGCGGTGTCCGCCAGCGCGGTGCGGAACGCCTCGAACTGTTCGCGGGGGATGGTTCCGGGCCCCGTCATCGTCCGGATCTCCCAGGCCCGCCGCACCGCGAGTTCGGCGCGCACCAGCGCGGCGCCGGGGTCGGCCGGCCGGTCCCGGAACCAGTCCTCCAGCCAGCCGACGTGGTGCAGCGCCAGGGTGACGAGTCCCGTGAGGTGGTCCGACCGGAGCTGCCAGTCGGCGGCGGCCCGGGTACGGGCCAGCAGCGCGGCGGCGGGCTCCCACGAACCGCGCCGGGCCGCGTCCAGGGCCCGCGCCAGGTCCTCGTCCGGCGCGTCCACGACGATCTCCCCGTCCGGAGGCAGTCCCTCGGCGGTCGCGGGCAGATGCCGGACCACCCGCGGCATGGTCAAGAAGTCGGACAGTCGGGCCATGGTGTGCGCTTCCCTCCCCGCGCGGAGGCGACTCCGCACCCAGTCCCGCAGATTACTCCTGGCCCCACGCGGCCCGTCCCTCACGAGCCGCCCGACGGCGCGGGGCGGGGCTCGCCGGGGCCGAGTGACGGGGGAGCGCGACGGCCGGCCGACCGGGGCGAGGGACGGAAGGGGCCAACGGAACCGGCAACGGAACGGGCCGACGGAGCGGGCCAACGGAACAGGGCAACAGAACGGCGCAACGGAACAGGGCAACGGAACGGGGCGTTCCCCATGACCCCGCCGGGCCACGGAGGAACGCCCCGCTTCCAACCGTTCATATGGTGCACACCGTCCGCCTGGCGTCCCCACGCCCGTCGGACGGCGTGTGTCAGCCGCGCAGCGGGCCGGGCAACCGTACGTGGATCACGGTGGTGTTGAGCCCGCTGTCGCGCAGCCGGCCGTTCCCGTCGAACGCGTCGGGACCGTCCGTCATGCCGAAGTCGTTGTCGTTGATGAGGGCGAGCGTGTCACGGCCCGCGACGGCGATCCCCTCGACCTTGCCGGGGACCCCCGCGACCTTGCCGAAGTCCACGACGAGCCGCTTGTCCAGGACGTTCACCCCGGCGCCCGCCAGATCGGCGGTCTGCTCATAGCTGGGGGAGGTCGCCGGGTCGTCCCAGCGGCTGTCGAGGATGCCCTTGCCGCGCGGCAGGGTCACCCGGTGCACCCGGGAGGACCGGTCGGTCCGCTCCTGCACCAGTACGGTCCGGGGGCCGAGGGCGACCAGCGAGGACACCTTCAGCTCCGCCGGGTCGGTCTCGGCGGGGTCCACCTCGGTGACCGGGTCCAGCCGGTACGCGTACTCGGCCGTGACCTCGCCCTCCTCGGGCGAGAACCGCAGCAGCCGCAGATTGCGCGACGCCTCGCCCGCGGCCTTGTCGGGCACGAGCAGCGGACTCTGGACGGCCATCAGCAGATCGCCGCCGGGCAGCACGGTCAGGGACTCGAAGCCCCGGTTCTGCTTGCGCTGGAGCAGGATCGACGGCAGCGCCTCGACCACCGGGTAGTCGGCGCCGCGCAGCTTCAGCCCCTCGGGCACGTACCGGGCGAGCACCCGGCCCTTGGCGGAGACATGCACCAGGGACGGGCTGTACTCGTCCACCAGCCAGAACGTGCCGTCCTTGGCACGCGCCAGGCCCTCGGTGTCCAGCCCGTTCGGGTTGACGGACAGCGGGTCCTTGGCGTCGAACGTGAAGGGCGCCTCGTCGCGGCCGGTCTGGTTGGGCAGTCCGGTGACGGCCTTCCCGGACGCGGTGGTCACGGGGATGCCTCTGAGCACCTGGACGCGCTCACCGGTGACCTTCACCCGGACGATCGCCGGATTGAACTCGGGGACGGCGAAGGTGCGCCGCTTGACCCCGTCGACCTTGATCTGGCCATTGGGGCCGCGGTCGGTGAGGGCCCAGAACTCCCCGGGCCGGTCGGCGGGATACAGATCACTGCCGATCCCGAGGTGGACGCCACGGTCGTCACGGACCGAACCGGGTATCAGGGAATTGCTGAACCCGGCCAGCGGTATCTCGTCCAGCACGGCCGTTCCCACGACCTCCGGTCCCGTGGACCGGTCGGACGCGGTGTCGGTCGGCGTGCCTGTGGCGCTGGCGGCCACGACCACGGCGCCGACCAGGGCGAGGGGCGTGGCCAGGGCAAGGGTCCGCCGCAGCGGACGTGAGCGGGGGAACATCGGGCCTCCGGATGGGGGTGAACCGGTGCGCGCCGCGGACGGACGCGGACGTCCGGACCGAGGGACACCGGAGGGGCTGGTTCCCGGACAGGTGATCGAACTCTCGCGCACCGAACCGCCGTTCGGCGCCGGTTCACCGCACTTCGGCCGGACTTCACCCCCACATCCCACCAAGGACGCCAATGTCCGGGGGAGTTCACCAGCGGATGCACCACACCGTAGACCCACCGATCACCGGCCGTACTGGCCGGAATCCGCCCTTTCTTGGCGACTGGTCGACCTCTGCCCGCTCCCTGGTCGACCATCACAGCGCCCACCCGCGCGAGGCTCGACCCGACGGAGCCCGACGGAAGCCGGTCCACGGGTGCCGGGGCAGATCCCCGGTACCGTTTTGCCGGAGGCGCGATCCCATGGAATGCCACCGAACAGGATGAGGGCCGGTATGCCGTACCGCATGGAGGAACAGGAGGCGATCGGCCGCCGCGTCAAGCGTCAGCGGCTCCGCCTCGGGATGACTCAGGCCGATCTGGCCGCGGCGGTCCGGAGATCCCAGGGGTGGCTGTCCAAGGTCGAGCGCGGCACGATCGAACTCGACAGGACCGGGCTCATCAACATGCTCGCCGCCGCGCTCCACTGCCATCCGAACATACTGCTGGAACGTCCCTATGTGGGCGACGCGCACGAGAACCAGTGGCAGGTGGCCGCCGCGTCGATCCTCCGCGAACTGCGCCGCTACGATCTGACGCCCGTGTTCGACGGGACACCGCGCCCTTCGTCCGAGGTGTGGCAGGACATGACACGTCTGCACCGGCTCCGTGACGCGGCGGCGAACGTCGCCATCCTCAAGTGCCTGCCCGACCTGTTCCGCGAGGCACTCGCCCTGGCCGACCGTTCCACCGGTCACGAACGCGAGGAGGCGTTCGCGATCTACGCCGTCGCCTGCAAGTTCGCCCACACGGCGGCTCACTCCCTCGGCCACCCGGAACTCGTCGCGATGTCCTGCGAACGAGCTGCATGGGCGGCGCAGTTGTCCGGCGATCCGCTGATGCCCGCGGTGGCCGACTGGATGCGGGTCTGGGACATGTGGGCCACGGCCGACTGGCAGGACTCCGTGTCCCTGTCCGACAAGGCTCTCGCCACGATCCAGCACCAGTGCGACGCCGGTGACCCGCTCGCCCTCCGGGTATGGGGAACGTTGCAGCTCCGCGCGGCCGTGTCCTGCGCCAGGGGCGGTGACACCGGTGAGGCGGACGCCCGACTGGACCACGCCGAAACGGCGAGCACTCGCCTGTCCGTACTCGGCGGACCACCGGTGCACGACCGCCACTCACTGACGTTCTCCGGCGGGAACGTCCAGATCCACCGCATCAGTGTCGCCCTGGAGTCCGGGGACCAGACGAAGGCCCTCACACTGAACCGGCGCGCCGACCCCGGTCGCCTCGCCGCGCTGCCCAAGTCCCGTCAAGGACACCACCACATGGATCTCGCACGGGCGTGGCTGTGGGAAGGGGACCGCGACCAGGCGCTGGACGAGCTGGGGACCGCCGAGCACCTCGCCCCCCAACTGGTCCGCAACCACCCCCTCGCGCGGGCCACGCTGAGAAGGATCGTCCACGGCGAACGGGCCGGAGTACCCGAACGGCTACGAGCCATGTCCAACCGATTCCACCTCGATGACCAGGCCGCGTGCCACTGATTCGCAGTGACCTCCCGAGCACCAGACACCCGCTCCGGTTCGACGTGACGCCCGGTGGATAGCCTGAAGCGCATGATTCGAGCTGTGGTTTTCGACGTGGGTGAATGCCTCGTGGACGAGACCCGGGAATACGGCACGTGGGCCGACTGGCTCGGCGTACCGAGACATACCTTCACCGCGATGTTCGGGGCGGTGATCGCGCAGGGCCGCGACTACCGCGACACCTTCCAGGAGTTCCGGCCCGGGTTCGACCTGTACGCCGAACGGAAGAAGCGGGTTGCGGCCGGTCAGCCGGAGCGTTTCGGCGAGGACGACCTCTACCCCGATGTCCGTGACAGTCTCACCGCGCTGCGCGACGGCGGCTTGTGGCTGGGCATCGCGGGCAATCAGACGGTGCGCGCGGGTGGCATCCTGCGGGAACTGTTCGCCCAGGATGTCGACCTGATCGGCACCTCGGACGACTGGGGTGCCGCCAAGCCGGACCCGCTCTTCTTCGACCGCCTCGCGGAGGCGGTCCCGTTCGCCAAGGCAGAGATCCTCTACGTCGGTGACCGCGTCGACAACGATCTGCGCCCCGCTGTCGTCGCAGGAATGGAGACGGCACTTCGTACGTCGCGGACCGTGGGCGACGATCCAGTGGCATGACGAGGAGGCGACGAAGCTCCCGACCTTCCGGGTCCACAGCCTCCTGGAACTCCCGGCATTGATCGGGGCCTTCAACGCGCAAGGCCACTGACCGCGCTCAGACCCCTCTCGCGGGGCCTGCCGCTACTCCGTGGAGGACTCACGGCGCCTACGGGATCGTGGAGTCGTGACACCGTCTGGTTCCCTGGTTCTTCTCACGAGCCCGCAGGAGGAGACGTGATCTACGTACGGTTCGAATGGCGGGACAGCGTTCGGTACGGGCGGATGCCGAGTTCCGGAGGGACTCGTGTCGAGGTGCTGACGGGGGACCCGATACGGGGGAGTGCGGTCCCTGACGGGCGGGCCGTCGGTGTGGAAGAAGTGCGCATGCTGGCACCGCTCGTGCCCGGGAAGATCATCGCAGTGGGACGGAATTACGGGGATCACATCGCGGAGACGGGTATGGGCGCCCCGGTGGTGCCCCGGCTGTTCTTCAAGCCGCCGTCGTCGGTGATCGGACCCGCCGAGTCAATCGTCTGTCCGCGCCAGTCCCACCAGGTCGAGCACGAGGCCGAGCTGGCCGTAGTCATCGGCCGCACCGCGCGGAACGTAGCCTCTGAGCAGGCCCTGGACCATGTGTTCGGCTACACCTGTGCCAACGACGTCACCGCACGGGACATCCAGAAGGCGGACGGGCAGCCCTCCTGGGCCAAGGCGTTCGATTCGTTCTGCCCGCTGGGCCCGGTCATCGCCACCGGATTGGACCCCACCGGCCTTGACGTGAGCTGTCATGTCAACGGAGCCCTGACTCAGCACGCGAACACGTCGCTGATGCTCACGTCCGTCGCGGATCTGGTCGCGTACATCAGTGCGGCTGTGACCCTCGATCCGGGCGACGTGATCCTCACCGGCACCCCCGCGGGGGTCGGGCCGATCACGCCCGGCGATGAGGTGGCGGTCACCGTCGCAGGGGTGGGCACGCTGCGCAACCCGGTCGTTTCAGGAGCGCAGTAACTCCGCGAACTGCCGTCCGGCAGGCATCTCCGTGTGTCCCGCTGTCATCCTGAAGTCCTGTGAGTACCGCATGACCATTCCGGTGCGGTGCTCGGCGGGCAGGCGGAGCAGCGCGTCCCCCGCGACTCTGTATGCCTCCTCGGGCTCACCCGACTGAGCGAGGCAGGTTGCCCGGTCGATGCGGATCAGAGCGGGATCGAGGTACTCGCCCGGCGCGTAGGAGGAGAGGGCCCGACTCTGCGCGGGGAATGCCTCTTCGGGACGTCGCAAGTGTGTCCACGCGTTGCCCAGATGGAAGAGGAACTGACGTTCGGTATAGCCGAGCGCGACATCCTCACGGTCCTCGGCGGTGAGGTGACCGAACATGTCCTCGGCCTGCCGCAGCAGCGGCAGCGCCTCACCGACCCGGCCCATCCGGGCGAGGGCGCGAGCCTCCACCACCAAGGCCCGGGTGGAAGCGGGACCGATCACCGTTCCCAGGCTCCGACGTGCACGAGACGCCTCGGCGTAGGCGGTCGCCGGGGTCCCGTAGTAGAGCGACACGATCGCGGACCGGACTGCCAGCGTTCCCTCCAACTGCTGGTCCCCGGACTCCGACGCTGCCAGACGCCCGGTGTGGAAGAACCCACGGGCCTCCCGGTGCTCCCCGAGTGCCGAAGCGAAAATACCTGCCAGCGCCGCTAGTTGCGCGGCCACGCGGCACAGGCGCCGACGCTGCCGTATCGGCTGGCGCTCCTCCAGTAGGCGTCCCACCTCGGCGAAGTCCGCGAGCAGGTCTGCCAGAAGATCCTGCGGTGGAAGGGCCTGATAGGCGCGTGCGTAGTCCCGGGC includes:
- a CDS encoding tetratricopeptide repeat protein; translation: MALTTFGELLNQRGWGYARFMREAQPVARALRLTFVLERRQFDRWRTGKVKGQPRDEACQVLERLFPGRTAQELLTPGDAAGGPLLQAARGTTHVLEDEVNRRSLLGLIGAAAASPAAVEFMRDTRRRMDAALEGTTISEATLDRWEETARDYARAYQALPPQDLLADLLADFAEVGRLLEERQPIRQRRRLCRVAAQLAALAGIFASALGEHREARGFFHTGRLAASESGDQQLEGTLAVRSAIVSLYYGTPATAYAEASRARRSLGTVIGPASTRALVVEARALARMGRVGEALPLLRQAEDMFGHLTAEDREDVALGYTERQFLFHLGNAWTHLRRPEEAFPAQSRALSSYAPGEYLDPALIRIDRATCLAQSGEPEEAYRVAGDALLRLPAEHRTGMVMRYSQDFRMTAGHTEMPAGRQFAELLRS
- a CDS encoding helix-turn-helix domain-containing protein, which produces MPYRMEEQEAIGRRVKRQRLRLGMTQADLAAAVRRSQGWLSKVERGTIELDRTGLINMLAAALHCHPNILLERPYVGDAHENQWQVAAASILRELRRYDLTPVFDGTPRPSSEVWQDMTRLHRLRDAAANVAILKCLPDLFREALALADRSTGHEREEAFAIYAVACKFAHTAAHSLGHPELVAMSCERAAWAAQLSGDPLMPAVADWMRVWDMWATADWQDSVSLSDKALATIQHQCDAGDPLALRVWGTLQLRAAVSCARGGDTGEADARLDHAETASTRLSVLGGPPVHDRHSLTFSGGNVQIHRISVALESGDQTKALTLNRRADPGRLAALPKSRQGHHHMDLARAWLWEGDRDQALDELGTAEHLAPQLVRNHPLARATLRRIVHGERAGVPERLRAMSNRFHLDDQAACH
- a CDS encoding helix-turn-helix transcriptional regulator encodes the protein MDTNTDAVTVTNAPTDTDTGAGADSCAGTVTYRDAGALTDGDMSAYEDVGEYGAPGGYGDVSAYGVGRAAGHSPPGATTPGERDAPGARPMPGTGTGRPGARLPFAGRAAQLGALERALRRPSCRAAVITGAPGVGKSRLAEEFLTRARHRGGHRVLRVQATDAARAMPLSALAPLLPYDSEVDGPAGFFAEVRRRAAAHRATAGPTVLVVDDIHLLDPTSLALLSLLLADATLFLAATLPDGAPWPDALRALWRDDALRHLPLPALTARESAALLAAAVGGPVAAPTARALWEASRGNPLLLRELLRATLAENGLGEVRGVWCLNRPLPETLPATVADGLSGQGLDALAPDRRALLELLAVCGPIGLRDGLAHSGPEVLAELEDRRLIVSHVDGRREQLTLAHPLHARVLRAGVSRLKARALLLGQADRVRGHGARRAGDALTVACWELDATGTADPELLVRAAGRALYADDVDTMCRLARAALVHGPHPRAALMLGEALGQRGAFTEGIAVLERAFAAAGPEDVGSVAVTLAVHHFYGPGRLDRALAVLAEAVGRAGPSPVLTGWEVTLLTAAGRTDLAAHALAGCPESPPGPESALDPSSAPGPSSALVRSPSPSGPDALVPDPGPSLPGPPVPAANPAPASVPVLPRSPAANPAPAFAPVPDPAPVPDPAGVLLLQARLRVELAEGRAEDAVRSGRAAYTAHRAVTERTEVFYPARSSYLIAAALLEAGRLDEADRTARDGLEELLAAPVPALVTWFGWVRGRIALDRGRPAEAAAHFREARAQAHLCGHRFAEQRVLAGLVLARAYTGHAGAAAAELAAVAEGPDGPWRQADTLRAHAWALRCQGRAGEAVAVLGTATADALAHGERAVALTLQHDLVRWGERSAADRVTDLAATAQGPYEAARAAHARALAAADPDALTAVADTWTALGTVLLAAETLAQAASLWREPAPGERHRTPARVVAERRATARALLLRERCEGAATPALGVLTERGPGAPAALSARELEIAHLAARGRTSKEIAAHRGLSVRTVDNTLGRVYRKLGVNDRATLGRLLAPP
- a CDS encoding fumarylacetoacetate hydrolase family protein, translated to MIYVRFEWRDSVRYGRMPSSGGTRVEVLTGDPIRGSAVPDGRAVGVEEVRMLAPLVPGKIIAVGRNYGDHIAETGMGAPVVPRLFFKPPSSVIGPAESIVCPRQSHQVEHEAELAVVIGRTARNVASEQALDHVFGYTCANDVTARDIQKADGQPSWAKAFDSFCPLGPVIATGLDPTGLDVSCHVNGALTQHANTSLMLTSVADLVAYISAAVTLDPGDVILTGTPAGVGPITPGDEVAVTVAGVGTLRNPVVSGAQ
- a CDS encoding esterase-like activity of phytase family protein, coding for MFPRSRPLRRTLALATPLALVGAVVVAASATGTPTDTASDRSTGPEVVGTAVLDEIPLAGFSNSLIPGSVRDDRGVHLGIGSDLYPADRPGEFWALTDRGPNGQIKVDGVKRRTFAVPEFNPAIVRVKVTGERVQVLRGIPVTTASGKAVTGLPNQTGRDEAPFTFDAKDPLSVNPNGLDTEGLARAKDGTFWLVDEYSPSLVHVSAKGRVLARYVPEGLKLRGADYPVVEALPSILLQRKQNRGFESLTVLPGGDLLMAVQSPLLVPDKAAGEASRNLRLLRFSPEEGEVTAEYAYRLDPVTEVDPAETDPAELKVSSLVALGPRTVLVQERTDRSSRVHRVTLPRGKGILDSRWDDPATSPSYEQTADLAGAGVNVLDKRLVVDFGKVAGVPGKVEGIAVAGRDTLALINDNDFGMTDGPDAFDGNGRLRDSGLNTTVIHVRLPGPLRG